The window GAAATATTGAAACCTGCTCTCCAACGGCCATCAAAGTTTTGATATGCGATTTCTGGGGAACGGTAAAAACCGGCCACGTCAACCGCAAAAGAATTGGCAGCTTGAGAGTCTTGCGTACCGTCCTGAAACCTTAAGTTAGAACTGATAAAACGTCCTGCGACGGCCATGGAAAAGGATTGGCTCAATTTTAGGGCGTAAGAACCGTCCAACGCAAATTCGTTGGGCTTAACAATGGTCGCTGTTTGGTCAAAGGTTTGTCGTAGTTCGATTTCACCCAAACCAAAATAGCGCAAGCCAAAGGCAAATGCGCTTCGATCATTCAATTTGTTGTAAAAGTTGGCGTTCAACAAGGAAACATCGTTCACGATACTTTCCAAATACGGGGTATAACTGGCCCCGATTCCCATTTTACGGTCAGCAAATGCATATTTGGCAGGGTTCCATTGTTGGGAATACACATCGAAAGAAGTGGCAACACCCATATCTCCCATACCAGAGGCCCTTGCATCGGCCGCAATGGTCAAAAAGGGAACAGCTGTGGTGATTGCTCTTTCTTGTTGAGCGTTTATCCAGGGGGCACTGGCAAGCAACACTACCAATAAAAGTAACTTCTTCATTGTAAGTATTTAGCGTTTAGTAAAGTTCATGGTCCAAAACAATCGAATTGGATATATTGTTATGTAAACGTTCAATTCCACAAATTCTTGTAATCAAGCGTACATTTTTTAAAACTTAAGTAATTGTTACCTTATAAATAATGGTAGAACAATGGATAAGTCGGATAAAAGCTATGGCGACTATACTAATTGGCACCAAACACCGTTACAAAGATGTGGCATGTTCAGAAATGAGGCATGGCCAGAAATATTTGATGAGCACAAAATATAATGGTGAAAACATCGTTCTAATGCCATCGAAGGTTTAAAAAAATCAAAACAAGACTAAATTACCTGAATTGAAAAGCACAGGTTTTAAAGTACTTAAGCCCAAATTATGAAAAAACACTTAATCAAAGTTGTACTTTCTTGCGCCGTTGTAATGGGAGGTTTTTCCAGTTGTAAAAACTCTTCTTCATCCAAGAATGTTTCCAGAGCCACTGGATGGAAAATCAATGCCAAAGAAGGCGGATTTCAATACAATTCTGACTTCAAGGAGCAAGAAACGCCTCCAGGGACCGTATTTGTAGAGGGTGGAACGTTCACCAAAGGTAAAGTCCAAGATGATGTAATGCATGATTGGAACAATACACCAACGCAACAGCACGTCCAATCTTTTTATATGGACGAAACCGAGGTAACCAACGTAATGTATTTGGAGTACTTGGATTATTTGAAAGAAGTCTATCCTCCCGACAATCCAACATATGCCAATATTTATGAAGGAGCTCTTCCTGACACTTTGGTATGGAGAAACCGATTGGGCTTTAACGAAACCATGACCAACAACTACCTAAGGCACCCTGCCTATGCAGAATATCCTGTGGTGGGCGTAAACTGGGTTCAAGCGACCCAATATGCCGAATGGAGAACCGATAGGGTAAACGAGGTGATGTTGGAAAGGGAGGGATACCTTGCCGAAGATGCCAAATACAAAGTATTGAACGGCGAAATCAATGGCACCTTCAGTACAGAGGCTTACCTGAATAATCCAGAATCTGTTTATGGTGGTCAAATTGATTCCTTGCAAGGAAAACAAAAAAGAGATTCCATCAACACCTTTGCCAAAAGAAGCAGCGGTGTGATTATGCCAGAATATAGACTTCCTACGGAAACGGAATGGGAATATGCCGCACAAGCACTTGTTGGAACAAGGGAATACAACAACTATAGAGGTAGAAAAAAATATCCTTGGGAAGGTGACTACACCCGTAATGGACAACGCGTAGGTCGTGGAGACCAATTGGCCAACTTCAAACAAGGAAAAGGAGATTACGGCGGTATTGCAGGATGGTCCGATGACGGCGCCGACATTACTGCGCAAGTAAAATCATACAAGCCCAACGATTTTGGATTGTACGACATGGCCGGAAACGTAAACGAGTGGGTGGCCGACGTCTATCGTCCTATTGTGGATGACGAAATCAGCGATTTCAACTATTACCGCGGTAACGTCTTCATGAAAAAGGCAATCGGTGAAGATGGAAAAGTAGAAATCTTGGAAGACAAAATTGTGTATGACACGCTGCCCAACGGAAAAATTGTAGCCATCAATCTTCCCGGAGAAATCAAGGAAGTACCGGTAACTGAGGAGGAAACTTATTTGAGAACCAATTTCGATAAGAGCGATAACCGTGGATTTAGGGATGGTGACCCAGGTTCCTCCAGATTCTTTAGCCGTTTTGCGGATGAGGACGACAACCAAAGAATGTACGATGCCCCTAAACACAAGGTAGAACGTAACGAAGATGGTGAATTGGTTCGTCAATATGATGAATCCAACTACAGGACTTCACTGATCAACAACGAGGTTCGCGTGTACAAAGGTGGTTCTTGGAGAGACAGGGCCTACTGGTTAGATCCTGCACAACGTAGATATTTGCCACAGTATATGGCAACCGACGATATTGGCTTTAGATGCGCTATGTCAAGAGTGGGATCAAAATCAAGATCCAACAAGACAGTACGCCACAAGAAGGCAAGATAAATTATCAGATCATTTTAAAAGCCCCGGCCCAAAAGGTCGGGGCTTTTTTTTATCTTCGATTTATGACATTGGAAGAGTTGCACGCTCTATTTTTGGAGCATCCCACAATTTGTACGGACACACGGAAAATCACCGAAAACTGTCTGTTTTTTGCCTTAAAGGGCCCAAATTTTAACGGTAATGCCTTTGCGCAGGAAGCTCTTAAAAAGGGAGCCGCTTACGCTATCATTGATGAGGAATCCTTCGCTGGTGACCGATGCATCGTTTTTGATGATGTATTGAACACATTGCAGCAACTGGCCCAATTCCACAGAAAACAGTCCAAGGCGAAGATTTTATCTTTGACGGGCAGTAATGGAAAGACCACTACCAAGGAGCTTATCAATGCCGTGCTCTCCAAAAAATACAGAACTGTTGCCACCAAAGGCAACCTCAACAATCACATTGGGGTTCCATTGACCTTGCTTTCCATTCAAAACGACACCGAAATCGCCATTGTGGAAATGGGGGCCAATCACCAAGGAGAAATCGAGTTGTTGAGTAGTATCGCACAGCCCGATTTTGGGTATATCACCAATTTTGGCAAGGCCCATCTTGAAGGTTTTGGCGGCGTAGAAGGGGTGATTCGGGGAAAAAGCGAGCTTTACGACCATTTAATGGCCGACAATAAATTCATTTTTCTCAATGCCGACGACCCCATCCAGAAAGAAAAACTACAACACTACACCAAAAAAATTGGTTTCAGTACAAGCGACCCCACCTATTACAACATTCAATATCTGGGCGCAAACCCCTACGTATCCATCCAAGTAGAGGGCATGCCCATACAGACCCAACTCATCGGCACGTATAATTTTACCAATTGCTGTGCCGCCATTCTGATGGGAAAATATTTCAATGTTCCCATGGAAGCTATCAAACAGGCCCTGGAGCACTATTCCCCTCAAAACAATCGCTCCCAAATACTATCCAAAAACGGTTATGATATCGTGTTGGATGCCTATAACGCCAATCCCACAAGCATGAAAGCTGCTTTGGAGAATTTTGTATTGATGGCCGCGGACAAAAAAGCCCTTATTTTGGGGGACATGTTCGAATTGGGCAATACCGCGAAGGAAGAACATCAGACGATTGCGGATATGGTAGAGAAATTCCAGTTTGATCAAGCGTATTTGGTGGGCGAAAATTTTCATGCCACCGAAACGTCGCTGCCCACATTCCCTTCTTTTGATGATCTAAAAAAGTATCTCCAAAGAAATCCTTTGGAAAAAGGAGCCGTTTTGATAAAAGGTTCTAGGGGAATGGCTTTGGAGCGAGTATTGGATTTGCTATAGAAAAGAAAAGTGGGATATACTGGATTCGAACCAGTGACCTCTGCCCTGTCAAGGCAGCGCTCTAAACCAACTGAGCTAATATCCCGTTAAAATCGGGCTGCAATATCGGAAATTAATCCCAATCTCCATACTCTGCAGAGTTCTTTGATGTCTCATGCAGGGTAATATGCAACAATTGCCCCTTTTTAAGCTTCGGTTTTAGAATATCGTAGATTACTTTAACGAAATATTCCGTGGTCGGGAGCAAATTTTCAAACTCTGGGCAATCCTCGTTCAAGTTTTTGTGATCAAAACGCTCCTCTACCTCCTCCTTGATCAAAGTACCAAGGTCGGCCAAATCCATAACAAAACCAGTATCGGGGTCCACTTCACCCTTAATTCGTACCTCAAGGTCAAAATTATGACCGTGAAAGTTTGGGCTGTTGCATTTCCCGAACACTTCTATGTTCTTTTCCTTGCTCCACTTGGGATTGTGGAGCCTATGGGCAGCGTTAAAATGGGCTTTTCTGCAAATTGTCGCAATCATGCTGCAAAGTTAAACCCTTTTTCTGCAATCCAAATTAGGGAGCCAAAAAATTCTTCAAGAGTAGCAATCTGTTTCATTTTGCATTGAAATTGAGACGCGTTATTCCTAACTTTAGGCAAATCGTTAAAATTTTTGAGGCTTAAACACATCAAACAATATCTAAAAATAAAATCATATGAAAATCACCTATTTGGGCCATGCTTCCTTTTTAATTGAAATGAACGGGAAAACAATTCTGTTCGACCCCTTTATCTCTGGCAACGAAATGGCCAAGGAAATTGACATCAACAGCTTAAAGGTCGATTATATTTTTGTGACCCATGGGCACCAAGACCATGTACTCGATGTGGAGACCATTGCAAAGAACAACCCAAAGGCGAAGTTGGTTTCCAACTTTGAAGTGGTCAGCTGGTTCGCCGAAAAGGGGATTGACGGACATGGAATGAACCATGGCGGAAAGTATACCTTCGATTTTGGAACGGCAAAATATGTAAGCGCTATCCATTCGAGCATGCTGCCCGACGGAAGCAACGGTGGAAATCCTGGCGGTTTTGTGCTCTATGATGACTCCCATTGTATCTACCATGCGGGCGATACGGCCTTGACCAAGGATATGGAATTGATACCCATGACCTGTCCCAAACTGAACATCGCTATTTTACCCATTGGCGATAATTTTACCATGGGATACGAAGATGCAGCCATTGCCAGTGATTTTATCCAATGTAATCAAATTATCGGATGTCACTACGATACCTTTCCCCCCATCAAAATTGACAAAACCAAGGCCGTGGAACATTTCGACAAGAAGGGCAAAAAACTGATGCTGCCTGATATCGGGGAATCCATTTCAATTTAAAGACTAATGAGGCTATCTAAAAAGCGGTAATATTTGAACTTTGTTTGGCAGATTGCAGTGTAAGATTTTGATTATCAATACATACATCTTAAATCCTTGACTGCCTGCCTGCCGCAGGCGGGCGCTCGAACTGACAGGTAAACTGCTTTTAGACAGCCTCATTTCCTATGCTTTCATTGCCATTTCTGAAACAATGGTCGATAACAAAAGCCCCATAACTTCCATGATGGGTAAGGCTTACAGAAAGTAGTTGTTCCCCATTGGTCAATGACGGAACTCCCATTTTGTTCCTTTTTAGTTGATAGGAATCATCAACACCATGAAGGAGCCTTGCCTTTAGTTCTTCACTTTGCTCCCTTTGCCCCGTACATCTGAATTTTATGATGGTAGACCCTAAGCTTTGTGGATTCAACCTCGCTTCGGAGAGAATGTATTGGAGTGTCTCCTTGGTTTCAACATAACATAGAAAGTCCTTGAATTTAACCCATCCCGACTGATCGGTGACCTCGCATTCGAACCCCAAAGGATTGTAGAATCGGCTGGGATATATTTGGGTATATAGTTTATAGGCAGCCTCTTTCATGCTCCATAACCTCCAGACCATTCGAAAGGAATTTTCGGCATCCTTAATGTATCCCTGTTCGTTTGAGGTAAAGATTTTGTCCATGTATCGAGGACGTTGCCAGTTGGAAGTGCGCCCAGCTTCATTTAAATCAACGAGGTCGTTGCCCACCATTACTTCCCTATTTTGGAGGTGACAATGTTCATGGCCGACTTTACATCCAGCATTTGTTCCATATCCTCGTTTTCCAACCGGATATCAAATTCGTCCTCAATATCCAAGATAATGTCCACTAAATTGGCCGAGTTGATTTTAAGATCATTCACAAAATCTGTATCCTCGGACAAGTTCTTGAAAGCTTCCGCATCTTGGACATATGGCTCAATGATGGGCTTTAATTTGGTGATGAGTTGTTCTCTATCCATAGCTTTTTAATCGGTAAGTTAAGGTATAAATCGCTTAAATAAAACACAGGCATTCACATCGCCAAAACCAAAACTGGCCTTGGCCACCACCTCAACTTTGTGATTCATGGATTTGGTCGGCACCTTGGCAGTAGCAATCATTCCCTTGATATCATCGTGGAGGTCCTCGCAATTGATATTAGGCGCTATAAACTGTTCCTTAATTTGAACAATACTGGCTACACATTCAATGGAACCTGCAGCGGCCAAGCAATGCCCAATCAATGATTTGGTCGTATTGATAAAGGGAAAATCCTCACCCTTTCTACCCAATGCCTTGGTCCAGTTTTCAATTTCCAAAGGGTCTTTCGCAGTGGCGGTAAGATGCCCGTTGATAGCATCCACCTCATTTGGTTTTACCTCCGAATGAGCAAGGGCGTTTTTTATGCAGCGTTGCACAGCTTCTGCATTGGGTGCCGTTAAGGTACCACCTTGGCGTTGCCCTCCTGAGTTGACCTCACCCCCCAGAACTTCAGCATAAATCGTTGCACCACGTTCCATTGCAGATTCCAGAGATTCCAACACCAGTGCCCCTGCCCCGCTTCCGGGCACAAAACCGGATGCCGAGCCACTCATAGGCCTGGAACCTTTTTCCGGTTCATCATTATGCTTGTAGGTCATCACCCGCATGGCATCAAAACCTCCCCAAACGTAAGGGCCATGGTCGCTGCAACTGCCCACCAGCATGCGCTTAGCCCTTCCGTGGGCAATACGGTCGTATCCCATTAAAACTGCTTCGGTTCCAGTAGTACACGCCGACGAGTTGGTAGTGACCTGATTTCCCAACCCGAGCATACCTCCCAGATACGCACTAACGCCACTGCCCATGGTCTGCAACACCACGGTACTGCCCAATCGTCTTACATTTCCTTCATCCAATTGGTAGATGGCCTCCCTAAATTTATCCACACCCGATGTTCCCGTTCCGAAAATGAGCCCAGAGTCATAATCCAGTTCGCTTTCTGGGTGAACCTCCAATCCAGCATCTTTCCATGCATCCACACCTGCAATGCAACCATATAAAATACCAGAACTATTAAAGCCCCT is drawn from Flagellimonas sp. MMG031 and contains these coding sequences:
- the murF gene encoding UDP-N-acetylmuramoyl-tripeptide--D-alanyl-D-alanine ligase encodes the protein MTLEELHALFLEHPTICTDTRKITENCLFFALKGPNFNGNAFAQEALKKGAAYAIIDEESFAGDRCIVFDDVLNTLQQLAQFHRKQSKAKILSLTGSNGKTTTKELINAVLSKKYRTVATKGNLNNHIGVPLTLLSIQNDTEIAIVEMGANHQGEIELLSSIAQPDFGYITNFGKAHLEGFGGVEGVIRGKSELYDHLMADNKFIFLNADDPIQKEKLQHYTKKIGFSTSDPTYYNIQYLGANPYVSIQVEGMPIQTQLIGTYNFTNCCAAILMGKYFNVPMEAIKQALEHYSPQNNRSQILSKNGYDIVLDAYNANPTSMKAALENFVLMAADKKALILGDMFELGNTAKEEHQTIADMVEKFQFDQAYLVGENFHATETSLPTFPSFDDLKKYLQRNPLEKGAVLIKGSRGMALERVLDLL
- a CDS encoding beta-ketoacyl-[acyl-carrier-protein] synthase family protein — encoded protein: MKNRVVITGMGVVAPNGVGIPQFTEAIKNGTSGISFHPQLKELNFSCQIGGIPHITEESKSDYFTELQLRGFNSSGILYGCIAGVDAWKDAGLEVHPESELDYDSGLIFGTGTSGVDKFREAIYQLDEGNVRRLGSTVVLQTMGSGVSAYLGGMLGLGNQVTTNSSACTTGTEAVLMGYDRIAHGRAKRMLVGSCSDHGPYVWGGFDAMRVMTYKHNDEPEKGSRPMSGSASGFVPGSGAGALVLESLESAMERGATIYAEVLGGEVNSGGQRQGGTLTAPNAEAVQRCIKNALAHSEVKPNEVDAINGHLTATAKDPLEIENWTKALGRKGEDFPFINTTKSLIGHCLAAAGSIECVASIVQIKEQFIAPNINCEDLHDDIKGMIATAKVPTKSMNHKVEVVAKASFGFGDVNACVLFKRFIP
- the gldJ gene encoding gliding motility lipoprotein GldJ; translated protein: MKKHLIKVVLSCAVVMGGFSSCKNSSSSKNVSRATGWKINAKEGGFQYNSDFKEQETPPGTVFVEGGTFTKGKVQDDVMHDWNNTPTQQHVQSFYMDETEVTNVMYLEYLDYLKEVYPPDNPTYANIYEGALPDTLVWRNRLGFNETMTNNYLRHPAYAEYPVVGVNWVQATQYAEWRTDRVNEVMLEREGYLAEDAKYKVLNGEINGTFSTEAYLNNPESVYGGQIDSLQGKQKRDSINTFAKRSSGVIMPEYRLPTETEWEYAAQALVGTREYNNYRGRKKYPWEGDYTRNGQRVGRGDQLANFKQGKGDYGGIAGWSDDGADITAQVKSYKPNDFGLYDMAGNVNEWVADVYRPIVDDEISDFNYYRGNVFMKKAIGEDGKVEILEDKIVYDTLPNGKIVAINLPGEIKEVPVTEEETYLRTNFDKSDNRGFRDGDPGSSRFFSRFADEDDNQRMYDAPKHKVERNEDGELVRQYDESNYRTSLINNEVRVYKGGSWRDRAYWLDPAQRRYLPQYMATDDIGFRCAMSRVGSKSRSNKTVRHKKAR
- a CDS encoding 4'-phosphopantetheinyl transferase superfamily protein, translated to MVGNDLVDLNEAGRTSNWQRPRYMDKIFTSNEQGYIKDAENSFRMVWRLWSMKEAAYKLYTQIYPSRFYNPLGFECEVTDQSGWVKFKDFLCYVETKETLQYILSEARLNPQSLGSTIIKFRCTGQREQSEELKARLLHGVDDSYQLKRNKMGVPSLTNGEQLLSVSLTHHGSYGAFVIDHCFRNGNESIGNEAV
- a CDS encoding 6-carboxytetrahydropterin synthase, whose translation is MIATICRKAHFNAAHRLHNPKWSKEKNIEVFGKCNSPNFHGHNFDLEVRIKGEVDPDTGFVMDLADLGTLIKEEVEERFDHKNLNEDCPEFENLLPTTEYFVKVIYDILKPKLKKGQLLHITLHETSKNSAEYGDWD
- a CDS encoding phosphopantetheine-binding protein gives rise to the protein MDREQLITKLKPIIEPYVQDAEAFKNLSEDTDFVNDLKINSANLVDIILDIEDEFDIRLENEDMEQMLDVKSAMNIVTSKIGK
- the porV gene encoding type IX secretion system outer membrane channel protein PorV — translated: MKKLLLLVVLLASAPWINAQQERAITTAVPFLTIAADARASGMGDMGVATSFDVYSQQWNPAKYAFADRKMGIGASYTPYLESIVNDVSLLNANFYNKLNDRSAFAFGLRYFGLGEIELRQTFDQTATIVKPNEFALDGSYALKLSQSFSMAVAGRFISSNLRFQDGTQDSQAANSFAVDVAGFYRSPEIAYQNFDGRWRAGFNISNLGGSIQYDEGGQENFLPTNLKFGGGFDFIFDQDNILAINTEFNKLLVPTPRDFNGDGQITVEDNDEYQQIGFFSGIFESFGDAPGGFSEELKEVTWALGAEYRFREAFMLRSGYFNESEEKGSRKFFTLGAGFKYKTAQIDLSYLFSTSQVRNPLENTLRFSLRFDIGEEFYND
- a CDS encoding metal-dependent hydrolase, with the protein product MKITYLGHASFLIEMNGKTILFDPFISGNEMAKEIDINSLKVDYIFVTHGHQDHVLDVETIAKNNPKAKLVSNFEVVSWFAEKGIDGHGMNHGGKYTFDFGTAKYVSAIHSSMLPDGSNGGNPGGFVLYDDSHCIYHAGDTALTKDMELIPMTCPKLNIAILPIGDNFTMGYEDAAIASDFIQCNQIIGCHYDTFPPIKIDKTKAVEHFDKKGKKLMLPDIGESISI